AGTCAGCGGAAACAGCGGCGGGATTGCGCGGGCGGCCTGATTGGCGCAGGTGACCAGCTCCAACAGGGCGGCAGGATAGGTTTCGTGCTTCATCAACATCGCTTCAATCTCCCGGTTTCAGACCTGTGTCCGCTTTGACCAGCCACCCAGCAGCCGGTCAAAAATCGCATTTGCATAAAGCCCGTTGGCCAGATGAACCCGCAGCCCCGCCGCCGCCGGGTGCATCGCCCAAAGCGGAAAGGTCGCCTGCGCCACCGCCACCGCGCCAAAGCTGATGAGCGCCAGCAGGATCAGCGCCCATTCCAGTGGGCCGGGGGCCGGGGTGGCGGGCAGGGTGCCTGCGGTCAGCTTCAGCGCCGCCAGTTGCAGCAGGAAGTAACTGACCGAGGTCGCGCTGGCATAGATCACCGTGCGCCGGGTCAGCGCACCGGGGGCGGCATCGGCCAGACCCTGCGCCAGAATATAGGCCACGCCAAAAATCAGGATCACCCCCAGCGCAATTGCCTGCACCGATTTGCCGTCAAAGCCGAAGATGGCGCCAACCAGCGCATAGATCACGATACCGATGCCAAAGGCCTGCATCACATTGCGCCCGCTTGGCACTGCGACGGGGCCCGGGCGCCGGATCGCGGCAACATTGGCCACCGCCTCACCGGCGCTGAGAAACGCATGCGCCTTATAAAGGGAGTGCGCCACGATATGCAGCAGCGCCAGCGGGAACAGCGCCAGACCGCATTGCATGATCATAAACGCCATCTGCGCGATGGTGGACCAGGCAAGCGAGGTCTTGACCGCAGGCTGCGTCAGCATCACCAGCCCGCCAAACAGCGCGGTAAACCCGCCCAGCATCACTAGCAGCGCCATCACTGCAGGGGCCGCCAGCATCACATCGGCAAAGCGGATCAGCAGGAAGCCCCCGGCGTTGATCACCCCGGCATGCAGCAATGCCGACACCGGCGTCGGGGCCTCCATCACCTCGGTCAGCCAGCCATGGGTTGGAAACTGCGCCGAGGCGAGAACCGCCGCAAGCGCGATCAGCACGGCGGCCGCGATTGTCAGCAGATCAGGCGCGGCGGCGGCCAGAATGGTGGCAATATCGCTGTTGCCATAGGCCAGGATCAGCAAGAGCGCAGCGATGGCCAGGGACAGCTCGCTGGCCCGCGCCACCAAGGCCTTCTTGCGGGCGGCGCGGCGCGCTGTGGTCCGGTCACGGTAAAACAACAGCAGCTGATGCAGACACAGGCTGGTGGCGGTCCAGGCCAGCACCAGCTGCACCAGATTACCCGACATCACCAGAAGCAGAACCGCCGCCAAAGTGGCCGCCATCCAACCGATAAAGGCACCCTGCCGCGCCTCGCCATCCATATAGGTGGCGCTGTAACGCAGCACGATCCAGCCAATGAAACTGACCAGGCAGAGCATCACGACGCTGACCACATCCAGCCGCACCGACAGCCCAACCCCAAAAAGACCCAGCAGCGGCGAGCTGCCCGGACCCGCCATCATCAGCAAACCCGCTGACATCACCGAGACGACAAAGGCGCCAAGCCCCGCATATTCCGCCAGACGCGGCAGAGGAGCAGGGCGCAGACCGGGGCTGCGGCGGGCACGGACCGCCACCGCCAGCAGCAGTACCGGGGCCAGAAGCGGCAGAAACAAATACAGCATAAGAGGTTCTCCCAATCACAATGCAGCACGCGACGCTGCGTCAACGACAGAGGTAACGCCGGGCGTGGATTAATAAAAATTCATTGTTATGCTCTTTTCGTTCTATTAAAGTGAACGAATGCCTCTGAACTATCATCACCTGCGCTATTTCTGGGCGGTGGCCCATGACGGCAATCTGACCCGCACCGCACAGCGGCTGAACCTGTCGCAATCAGCCCTGTCTGTGCAGATCAAACAGCTGGAGGAACGGCTGGGGCACCCGCTGTTTGACCGGCGCGGGCGGCAATTGCATCTGACCGAAGCCGGGCGGATCGCACTGGATCATGCGGATGCGATCTTTGCCACCGGGCAGGAGCTGATCGCCACGCTGGAGGACACGCGCCGCAGCCGTCAGGCCCTGCGCGTCGGCGCGCTGGCGACCTTGTCACGGAACTTTCAGATCGGATTTCTGCGGCCGATGCTGGCGCGCAGCGATGTTGAGGTGATCCTCAGATCCGGCAGCCCGACCGAACTGCTGGAAGGGCTGGCGACGCTGAACCTTGATCTGGTGCTGATGAACCGAGAGCCGCCCAATGACAGCCTGACACCTTATGAAACCCATCAAATCGCGGATCAGGCGGTCAGCATCGTTGGCACCCCGGACCGGCTGAACCCGCGCCTGCCCATCCGGGAGTTGCTGACCACCCAGCCTTTTGTGCTGCCGACCACCGACAATACGGCGCGGACCGCCTTTGATGCCATGGCCAGTCGCCTGTCGGTGGTGCCACAGGTCGCGGCGGAGGTCGATGACATGGCGATGATGCGCCTCTTGGCCCGCGAAGACATCGGTCTGGCGCTGGTGGCCCCGATCGTGGTGCAGGATGAACTGTCCTCCGGGCGGCTGCTGGAGGCAGAAGAGCACCCCCGCATCCGCGAAACCTTCTATGCCATCACCCTAAGACGCCGCTTCCCGAACCCGCTGGTCCAGGAATTGCTGGCCGTCGAC
This window of the Phaeobacter piscinae genome carries:
- a CDS encoding proton-conducting transporter membrane subunit; this translates as MLYLFLPLLAPVLLLAVAVRARRSPGLRPAPLPRLAEYAGLGAFVVSVMSAGLLMMAGPGSSPLLGLFGVGLSVRLDVVSVVMLCLVSFIGWIVLRYSATYMDGEARQGAFIGWMAATLAAVLLLVMSGNLVQLVLAWTATSLCLHQLLLFYRDRTTARRAARKKALVARASELSLAIAALLLILAYGNSDIATILAAAAPDLLTIAAAVLIALAAVLASAQFPTHGWLTEVMEAPTPVSALLHAGVINAGGFLLIRFADVMLAAPAVMALLVMLGGFTALFGGLVMLTQPAVKTSLAWSTIAQMAFMIMQCGLALFPLALLHIVAHSLYKAHAFLSAGEAVANVAAIRRPGPVAVPSGRNVMQAFGIGIVIYALVGAIFGFDGKSVQAIALGVILIFGVAYILAQGLADAAPGALTRRTVIYASATSVSYFLLQLAALKLTAGTLPATPAPGPLEWALILLALISFGAVAVAQATFPLWAMHPAAAGLRVHLANGLYANAIFDRLLGGWSKRTQV
- a CDS encoding LysR family transcriptional regulator; amino-acid sequence: MPLNYHHLRYFWAVAHDGNLTRTAQRLNLSQSALSVQIKQLEERLGHPLFDRRGRQLHLTEAGRIALDHADAIFATGQELIATLEDTRRSRQALRVGALATLSRNFQIGFLRPMLARSDVEVILRSGSPTELLEGLATLNLDLVLMNREPPNDSLTPYETHQIADQAVSIVGTPDRLNPRLPIRELLTTQPFVLPTTDNTARTAFDAMASRLSVVPQVAAEVDDMAMMRLLAREDIGLALVAPIVVQDELSSGRLLEAEEHPRIRETFYAITLRRRFPNPLVQELLAVDTSALDE